One genomic segment of Streptococcus salivarius includes these proteins:
- a CDS encoding ABC transporter ATP-binding protein, translating into MNTILRVCHLNKSFGKQEVLTNLNFEIQRGDIVGLIGKNGCGKTTLMKMILGLTPRTKGKIQFKGDSEYNTKRNSLNKIGFLLDCKLFEDFSAYDNLKLFSMYSSSFDKSGLDKRINKLLKFVGLDSSKKLVKSYSFGMKQRLGLALALLDDPEFLILDEPFVGLDPAGVRVLLDYIVKLRREKGVTILISSHQLHEIEEICDYFLFINGKSIETHTKLGKNKIIITLEYAVPELEQSLSKLVTLKEGQIILPHDMMLLNSILKLIYKYNCEIKEITVSDSIEELFRG; encoded by the coding sequence ATGAATACAATATTACGAGTCTGTCATTTGAATAAATCATTTGGAAAACAAGAGGTATTAACCAATCTCAATTTCGAAATTCAAAGAGGTGACATTGTTGGCTTAATTGGGAAGAATGGCTGTGGAAAGACTACTTTAATGAAGATGATCTTAGGACTTACTCCACGCACAAAAGGTAAAATTCAATTTAAAGGGGATTCAGAATATAATACTAAAAGAAATAGTTTAAATAAAATCGGTTTTCTTCTAGATTGTAAATTATTTGAAGATTTTTCTGCATATGATAATTTGAAATTATTCTCTATGTATTCTTCATCATTTGATAAGAGTGGACTAGATAAACGGATTAATAAGTTGTTAAAATTTGTGGGTTTAGATAGTAGCAAAAAACTAGTAAAATCTTACTCGTTTGGCATGAAGCAGAGATTGGGTTTGGCATTGGCCTTGTTAGATGACCCTGAGTTTCTGATTCTAGATGAACCTTTTGTGGGTTTAGATCCTGCAGGAGTTAGAGTTCTTTTAGACTATATTGTGAAGTTACGTCGTGAAAAAGGGGTTACAATATTAATCTCATCACATCAGTTACATGAAATTGAAGAAATTTGTGATTATTTCCTATTTATAAATGGAAAGAGTATTGAAACACATACTAAACTAGGAAAAAATAAAATAATTATTACTTTAGAATATGCAGTGCCGGAGTTGGAACAAAGTCTTAGTAAATTAGTTACCCTAAAAGAAGGTCAGATAATCTTACCACATGATATGATGTTATTGAATTCGATCCTGAAGCTCATTTATAAATATAATTGTGAGATAAAAGAAATCACGGTGAGTGACTCTATTGAAGAATTATTTAGGGGGTAA
- a CDS encoding DEAD/DEAH box helicase, whose protein sequence is MSFKDFNFKTFIQEALDEIKFKEPTPVQQKLIPVVRSGRDLVGESKTGLGKTHTFLLPIFEKLNPKSGDVQVVITAPSRELATQIYQATKQIAKHSDTEIRVVNYVGGTDKQRQIEKLKVAQPHIVIGTPGRIYDLVKSGDLAIHKAHTFVVDEADMTMDMGFLDTVDKIAASLPKEVQILVFSATIPQKLQPFLKKYLTNPVMEQIKTSTVIADTIDNWLVSTKGRNKNEQILEMLKGMQPYLAMIFVNTKERADDLHSYLVSNGLKVAKIHGGIPPRERKRIMNQVKKLDFEYIVATDLAARGIDIEGVSHVINDAIPQDLSFFVHRVGRTGRNGLSGTAITLYQPSDDSDIRELEKMGITFDPKVYKDGEFQDTYDRDRRANREKAYQKLDTEMIGLVKKKKKKIKPGYKKKIQWKVDEKRKRERRAANRAKGRAERKAKKQSF, encoded by the coding sequence ATGTCATTTAAAGATTTTAATTTTAAAACATTTATTCAGGAGGCTCTTGACGAGATTAAGTTTAAGGAGCCAACACCTGTTCAACAGAAATTGATTCCTGTAGTCCGTTCAGGTCGTGATTTGGTTGGTGAATCAAAGACGGGTTTAGGGAAGACACATACCTTCCTTTTGCCAATTTTTGAGAAACTCAATCCAAAGAGTGGAGATGTTCAAGTTGTTATCACAGCGCCATCACGTGAATTGGCGACACAGATTTACCAAGCGACAAAACAGATTGCTAAACACTCTGATACAGAAATTCGTGTTGTTAACTATGTGGGTGGTACAGACAAGCAACGTCAGATTGAGAAACTCAAGGTAGCCCAACCTCATATTGTTATCGGTACACCAGGGCGTATCTATGACCTAGTTAAGTCTGGTGACTTGGCTATCCACAAGGCCCATACCTTTGTTGTTGACGAAGCTGATATGACCATGGACATGGGATTCTTGGATACTGTGGACAAGATTGCGGCAAGCCTTCCTAAAGAAGTGCAAATTTTGGTCTTCTCAGCAACCATTCCTCAAAAATTACAGCCATTCTTGAAGAAGTATTTGACCAATCCCGTCATGGAACAAATCAAAACTTCAACAGTTATTGCTGATACCATTGATAACTGGTTGGTATCTACTAAGGGTCGCAACAAGAATGAACAGATTCTTGAGATGCTTAAGGGGATGCAACCATACCTGGCAATGATTTTCGTTAATACCAAGGAACGTGCAGACGATTTGCACAGCTACCTAGTGTCAAATGGTCTTAAGGTTGCCAAAATTCATGGAGGTATTCCACCACGTGAGCGTAAGCGTATCATGAATCAAGTCAAGAAGCTTGATTTTGAGTACATTGTAGCGACTGACCTTGCAGCGCGTGGGATTGATATTGAAGGGGTTAGCCATGTTATCAATGATGCTATCCCTCAAGACTTGTCCTTCTTTGTTCACCGTGTGGGGCGTACAGGACGTAATGGTTTGTCAGGAACAGCCATTACCCTTTATCAACCAAGTGACGACTCAGATATTCGTGAGCTTGAAAAGATGGGGATTACCTTTGACCCTAAAGTCTATAAGGACGGCGAGTTTCAAGATACCTATGACCGTGACCGTCGTGCCAACCGTGAAAAAGCCTATCAAAAACTTGATACGGAAATGATCGGTTTGGTTAAGAAGAAAAAGAAAAAAATCAAGCCTGGCTACAAGAAGAAAATTCAGTGGAAGGTTGATGAAAAACGCAAACGTGAGCGCCGTGCGGCTAACCGTGCTAAGGGGCGTGCTGAGCGTAAAGCTAAGAAGCAAAGTTTCTAG
- the mraY gene encoding phospho-N-acetylmuramoyl-pentapeptide-transferase, whose amino-acid sequence MTMSLIAGVAAFVLTVLAMPHFITYYKIKKIGGQQMHEDVKQHLAKAGTPTMGGTVFLVVAILVSLIFNFHVFSEGHQAYGATAGILFVILIYGIIGFLDDFLKIFRQINEGLKPWQKMALQIIAGLLFYFIHVLPSGTDSLVIGGLTIHLGVFYVLFVLFWIVGFSNAVNLTDGIDGLASISVVISLIAYGIIAFVKGEFAILTIIITMIGALLGFFVFNHKPAKVFMGDVGSLSLGAMLAVISIALRVEWTLLLIGVVYVFETASVMLQVSYFKYTKRKYGEGRRIFRMTPFHHHLELGGLSGKGDKWSEWKVDAFLWTVGALASAITLWMVLGNVMK is encoded by the coding sequence ATGACTATGAGTCTGATAGCAGGCGTGGCCGCCTTTGTGTTGACGGTGCTCGCCATGCCTCACTTTATTACTTACTACAAAATCAAGAAAATCGGTGGCCAACAAATGCATGAAGATGTGAAGCAGCATTTGGCTAAGGCTGGGACGCCAACTATGGGAGGGACAGTCTTCCTAGTGGTTGCCATCTTGGTTAGCTTGATTTTCAACTTCCACGTCTTTAGCGAGGGACACCAAGCCTATGGTGCCACAGCGGGGATTCTCTTTGTCATTTTGATTTATGGAATCATTGGTTTCCTTGATGATTTCCTTAAGATTTTCCGTCAAATCAATGAGGGACTTAAACCTTGGCAAAAGATGGCCTTGCAGATTATTGCGGGTTTGCTTTTCTACTTTATCCACGTACTCCCTAGTGGGACAGATAGCTTAGTTATTGGTGGATTAACCATTCATCTCGGTGTCTTCTATGTTCTCTTTGTCCTATTCTGGATTGTTGGTTTCTCAAATGCTGTGAACTTGACAGATGGTATTGATGGTTTAGCTTCTATCTCTGTGGTTATCAGCTTGATTGCCTATGGGATTATCGCTTTTGTCAAGGGTGAGTTCGCTATCTTGACCATCATTATCACTATGATTGGTGCTCTTCTTGGCTTCTTCGTCTTTAACCACAAGCCAGCCAAGGTCTTTATGGGAGATGTTGGTTCCTTGTCACTTGGAGCTATGCTTGCAGTTATCTCTATTGCCTTACGTGTAGAGTGGACCCTACTCTTGATTGGTGTGGTTTATGTCTTTGAGACAGCTTCTGTCATGCTACAGGTCAGCTATTTCAAATACACTAAGCGTAAGTATGGAGAAGGTCGTCGTATTTTCCGTATGACACCATTCCACCATCACCTAGAATTGGGTGGTCTTTCAGGTAAGGGTGACAAATGGTCAGAGTGGAAGGTTGATGCTTTCCTTTGGACCGTTGGAGCACTTGCAAGTGCCATTACCCTTTGGATGGTTCTTGGAAACGTTATGAAATAA